Proteins from a genomic interval of Cucumis melo cultivar AY chromosome 7, USDA_Cmelo_AY_1.0, whole genome shotgun sequence:
- the LOC103487532 gene encoding delta(7)-sterol-C5(6)-desaturase-like, whose translation MGGGPPYLELFVEETSFYNRIVLGTIFPNFSLYPFPHILQTWLRNCVGGFLIYFFSGFLWCFYIYYWKRNVYVPKDSIPSNKSMLLQILVTIKAMPLYCVLPTFAEYVVEHDWTKCYPRVLDVGWPAYAFHIITYLTFIEFCIYWMHRGLHDIKPLYKYLHAKHHIYNKKTTLSPFAGLAFHPMDGILQAIPHLFALFLIPTHFRTHIVLLFFEVVWTANIHDGIHSRMWPVMGAGYHTIHHTRYRYNYGHYSIWMDWMFGTLLDPMDIEAKGL comes from the exons ATGGGCGGTGGGCCGCCGTATTTGGAGCTCTTTGTTGAGGAGACTAGTTTCTACAACCGCATTGTTTTGGGAACCATTTTTCCAAACTTTAGTTTATACCCATTTCCTCATATTCTTCAAACTTGGCTTCGAAACTGCGTTGGTGGATTCTTAATTTACTTCTTTTCTGGCTTTCTTTGGTGCTTTTACATCTATTACTGGAAGCGCAATGTCTATGTTCCCAAAG ATTCTATTCCATCTAATAAATCGATGCTCTTGCAAATCCTTGTAACAATCAAGGCCATGCCATTGTACTGCGTCCTTCCAACTTTTGCTGAATATGTGGTTGAACATGATTGGACAAAATGCTATCCAAGGGTACTCGATGTCGGATGGCCTGCCTATGCCTTCCATATAATTACTTATCTTACCTTTATAGAGTTTTGTATCTATTGGATGCATAGGGGACTGCATGATATAAAGCCTCTTTACAAGTATCTTCATGCTAAACATCATATCTACAACAAGAAAACTACTCTCTCCCCCTTTGCTG GTTTAGCATTTCACCCTATGGACGGGATATTGCAGGCAATACCTCATTTGTTTGCTCTATTTCTCATTCCAACCCATTTTAGAACACATATTGTGCTGCTATTCTTCGAGGTTGTATGGACAGCAAACATTCACGATGGCATCCACTCACGAATGTGGCCAGTTATGGGTGCTGGCTACCACACAATTCATCATACAAGATACCGCTACAATTATGGCCATTACTCCATATGGATGGATTGGATGTTTGGGACGCTCCTTGATCCAATGGATATAGAAGCCAAGGGGTTGTAA